The Ahaetulla prasina isolate Xishuangbanna chromosome 14, ASM2864084v1, whole genome shotgun sequence genome includes a region encoding these proteins:
- the LOC131185093 gene encoding uncharacterized protein LOC131185093 isoform X2 codes for MLPHNMTWMKYPTLSKDPSTNFQEIMFAQQVISRFMHVYIAVFVPTGLLAGMATLSICIQNYRNHVLDKLDILFLSQTIVNLFVILLSLTIAVRPAYLKLSYFGCGALSFFFNLGYFSSQFLLLLIILNLFLGRHPPQNALIGTAHQRPKACVGFVLVCGFCAALMLSGLLGIEHYQEETDCQLDPLFAWPEYEIIKFALGFCAPSLAELLFSILAFVKKTPAGRYSSRKNSQPLWAVLAIAASMLLCRLFYNALILARTSLKIKGEAGTVRNELIMNISEVVLFSESCASLVLVLFLHHPYRTALLNTLKNLTRGCRRRRDANRALEIQDNQTGLSEMR; via the coding sequence ATGCTCCCAcataacatgacctggatgaaatACCCAACCCTGAGCAAGGATCCCTCCACCAACTTCCAAGAGATTATGTTCGCGCAACAAGTCATATCAAGGTTCATGCACGTTTACATCGCTGTGTTTGTGCCGACGGGTTTATTAGCCGGCATGGCTACCCTGAGCATTTGCATCCAGAATTATCGAAATCATGTCCTGGACAAATTAGACATCTTGTTTTTATCCCAGACAATTGTCAACCTCTTTGTCATCCTTCTATCGCTCACCATTGCCGTGCGGCCAGCTTATCTCAAACTGTCCTACTTCGGGTGTGGGGCGCTGTCGTTCTTCTTCAACCTGGGTTACTTCTcttcccagttcctcctcctcttaaTCATTCTGAACCTTTTCCTTGGGAGGCACCCGCCACAAAATGCTCTAATCGGCACGGCGCACCAAAGGCCAAAGGCCTGTGTCGGTTTTGTCCTAGTGTGCGGTTTCTGCGCCGCCTTGATGCTGAGCGGGCTGCTCGGCATCGAACATTACCAGGAGGAAACGGACTGCCAGCTGGATCCCTTGTTTGCCTGGCCCGAATACGAGATCATTAAATTTGCCTTGGGGTTCTGCGCACCGTCGTTGGCCGAGCTCCTCTTCTCCATTCTAGCATTTGTGAAAAAGACGCCGGCGGGTCGATATTCTTCGAGAAAAAACAGCCAGCCGCTTTGGGCCGTTTTGGCCATCGCAGCGAGCATGTTGTTGTGCCGTCTGTTTTATAACGCCCTGATCCTGGCTAGGACCAGCTTGAAGATAAAGGGAGAGGCAGGGACGGTTCGGAACGAGCTGATCATGAATATCTCGGAGGTGGTTTTGTTCAGTGAAAGCTGCGCCAGTTTGGTGCTTGTCCTCTTCCTGCATCACCCCTACAGGACCGCCCTGCTGAATACGCTTAAAAACCTCACGAGGGGTTGCAGGAGGAGACGGGATGCCAACCGGGCCCTTGAAATCCAAGACAATCAAACTGGACTTTCCGAAATGCGCTGA
- the GPER1 gene encoding G-protein coupled estrogen receptor 1, which translates to MISADLFGTTVHLNSLAQKSRFAYFAENHTTGIYVGTASPALCNGTYFELNGSRFCNESRALNLVDRSEHQQYVIGLFLSCLYTIFLFPIGFVGNILILVVNISFREKMTIPDLYFINLAVADLILVVDSLIEVFNLDEKYYDITVICTFMSLFLQINMYSSIFFLTWMSFDRYMALAKVMKSNLFRTMEHARLSCGLIWLGSISAALVPFTAVHLQHSGEVHFCFADVAEIQWLEITVGFIIPFAIIGLCYSLIARVLISAHKHRSLRLRRQKALRMIFVVVLVFFICWLPENVFISVQLLQQTEESSSRGRSFRHNYPLTGHIVNLAAFSNSCLNPLIYSFLGETFRDKLKLYIEQKTKVSMLNRLCHATLKSVISDSAEQSEV; encoded by the coding sequence ATGATCTCCGCAGACCTCTTTGGAACCACGGTCCACCTGAACAGCCTGGCGCAGAAATCCAGGTTTGCGTATTTCGCGGAGAATCACACCACGGGAATTTACGTGGGAACCGCCTCTCCGGCGCTGTGTAACGGCACCTACTTTGAACTCAACGGATCCCGTTTTTGCAACGAGAGCCGGGCCCTCAACCTGGTCGACAGATCCGAGCATCAGCAGTATGTGATCGGCCTTTTCTTATCGTGCCTCTACACGATCTTCCTCTTTCCCATCGGCTTCGTGGGGAACATCCTGATCTTAGTGGTGAACATCAGCTTTCGCGAGAAGATGACCATCCCCGACCTCTACTTCATTAACCTGGCGGTGGCCGACCTGATCCTGGTGGTGGACTCCCTCATCGAGGTGTTTAACCTCGACGAGAAATACTACGACATCACCGTCATCTGCACCTTCATGTCCTTGTTCCTCCAGATCAACATGTACAGCAGCATTTTCTTCCTCACCTGGATGAGCTTCGACAGGTACATGGCGCTGGCCAAAGTCATGAAGTCCAACCTGTTCCGCACCATGGAGCACGCCAGGCTCAGCTGTGGCCTCATCTGGCTGGGCTCCATTTCGGCCGCCCTGGTGCCCTTCACGGCCGTCCACTTGCAACACTCGGGGGAGGTCCACTTCTGCTTCGCCGACGTGGCGGAAATCCAGTGGTTAGAAATCACGGTTGGGTTTATCATCCCCTTCGCCATCATCGGCCTCTGTTATTCGTTAATTGCCCGAGTGCTAATCAGCGCCCACAAGCACCGGAGTCTGCGCCTTCGCCGGCAGAAAGCCCTGCGCATGATTTTCGTGGTGGTCCTGGTTTTCTTCATTTGCTGGCTGCCGGAAAACGTGTTTATTAGCGTCCAGCTTCTCCAGCAGACCGAAGAGTCTTCGTCCAGAGGCCGTTCTTTCAGGCATAACTATCCCTTAACggggcacatagtcaatctggcAGCCTTCTCCAACAGCTGTCTGAACCCACTTATCTACAGCTTCCTAGGGGAGACTTTCAGGGACAAACTGAAGCTGTATATTGAGCAGAAGACCAAAGTCTCCATGTTAAACCGCCTTTGCCACGCGACGCTGAAATCGGTCATTTCGGATAGTGCCGAACAGTCGGAAGTTTAG
- the ZFAND2A gene encoding AN1-type zinc finger protein 2A isoform X2, whose translation MEFPDLGQHCFEKSCRRLDFLPLKCDACKELFCKDHIIYSRHKCSSAHKKDVQVPVCPLCNTPVPIRKGQTPDVAVGAHMDRDCQQDSAQQKQKIFTNKCFKAGCRKKEMMRLVCDQCHQNFCLHHRHPLDHQCPGRVWPVSKAGCAAIMRSLQDKNNSPNCQLLQNGCKAKS comes from the exons ATGGAATTCCCAGACCTAGGACAACACTGCTTTGAGAAGAGCTGCAGGCGGCTGG ATTTTCTTCCTCTGAAATGTGACGCCTGCAAGGAGCTTTTCTGCAAAGATCACATTATCTACAGCCGACACAAGTGTTCTTCTGCGCATAAGAAG GATGTGCAGGTTCCAGTCTGCCCTCTTTGCAACACTCCGGTCCCCATCAGAAAGGGACAGACACCCGATGTAGCTGTGGGGGCCCATATGGACCGGGATTGTCAACAGGATTCCGCCCAGCAGAAGCAGAAA ATCTTCACCAACAAATGCTTCAAAGCGGGctgcagaaagaaagagatgatgcGGCTGGTTTGTGATCAGTGTCACCAGAACTTCTGTCTTCATCATCGACATCCTTTGGACCACCAATGCCCAGGACGGGTTTGGCCCGTCTCCAAAGCTGG GTGTGCAGCTATAATGAGGTCCCTGCAAGACAAGAATAATTCTCCCAACTGTCAGCTCCTACAAAATGG atgcAAAGCAAAAAGTTGA
- the LOC131185093 gene encoding uncharacterized protein LOC131185093 isoform X1 → MPQEDTENHRRMQAPVGPTALLKMLPHNMTWMKYPTLSKDPSTNFQEIMFAQQVISRFMHVYIAVFVPTGLLAGMATLSICIQNYRNHVLDKLDILFLSQTIVNLFVILLSLTIAVRPAYLKLSYFGCGALSFFFNLGYFSSQFLLLLIILNLFLGRHPPQNALIGTAHQRPKACVGFVLVCGFCAALMLSGLLGIEHYQEETDCQLDPLFAWPEYEIIKFALGFCAPSLAELLFSILAFVKKTPAGRYSSRKNSQPLWAVLAIAASMLLCRLFYNALILARTSLKIKGEAGTVRNELIMNISEVVLFSESCASLVLVLFLHHPYRTALLNTLKNLTRGCRRRRDANRALEIQDNQTGLSEMR, encoded by the exons ATGCCGCAAGAAGACACCGAGAACCACAGAAGAATGCAAG cTCCCGTGGGGCCCACCGCCCTCCTAAAAATGCTCCCAcataacatgacctggatgaaatACCCAACCCTGAGCAAGGATCCCTCCACCAACTTCCAAGAGATTATGTTCGCGCAACAAGTCATATCAAGGTTCATGCACGTTTACATCGCTGTGTTTGTGCCGACGGGTTTATTAGCCGGCATGGCTACCCTGAGCATTTGCATCCAGAATTATCGAAATCATGTCCTGGACAAATTAGACATCTTGTTTTTATCCCAGACAATTGTCAACCTCTTTGTCATCCTTCTATCGCTCACCATTGCCGTGCGGCCAGCTTATCTCAAACTGTCCTACTTCGGGTGTGGGGCGCTGTCGTTCTTCTTCAACCTGGGTTACTTCTcttcccagttcctcctcctcttaaTCATTCTGAACCTTTTCCTTGGGAGGCACCCGCCACAAAATGCTCTAATCGGCACGGCGCACCAAAGGCCAAAGGCCTGTGTCGGTTTTGTCCTAGTGTGCGGTTTCTGCGCCGCCTTGATGCTGAGCGGGCTGCTCGGCATCGAACATTACCAGGAGGAAACGGACTGCCAGCTGGATCCCTTGTTTGCCTGGCCCGAATACGAGATCATTAAATTTGCCTTGGGGTTCTGCGCACCGTCGTTGGCCGAGCTCCTCTTCTCCATTCTAGCATTTGTGAAAAAGACGCCGGCGGGTCGATATTCTTCGAGAAAAAACAGCCAGCCGCTTTGGGCCGTTTTGGCCATCGCAGCGAGCATGTTGTTGTGCCGTCTGTTTTATAACGCCCTGATCCTGGCTAGGACCAGCTTGAAGATAAAGGGAGAGGCAGGGACGGTTCGGAACGAGCTGATCATGAATATCTCGGAGGTGGTTTTGTTCAGTGAAAGCTGCGCCAGTTTGGTGCTTGTCCTCTTCCTGCATCACCCCTACAGGACCGCCCTGCTGAATACGCTTAAAAACCTCACGAGGGGTTGCAGGAGGAGACGGGATGCCAACCGGGCCCTTGAAATCCAAGACAATCAAACTGGACTTTCCGAAATGCGCTGA